Proteins encoded by one window of Manduca sexta isolate Smith_Timp_Sample1 chromosome 12, JHU_Msex_v1.0, whole genome shotgun sequence:
- the LOC115440392 gene encoding transcription initiation factor TFIID subunit 1 isoform X2: MCDSDDPGEHSRPGGDLIGFLFGNVDESGQLEDDGLLDGDSKRMLSSLSRLGLGSILSEVLEHEEPNKEDEEKDYTEKSPSAIDFFDTDDVAEDIKQEQVEIKDESLEDTIKTEHFDMDISETTVQQKRNDKLSGSGRDSVKDEIDSWKDGDDLYKEEVQTTNDDGYEGDMEGDGGLMPPPSTVPSHKSERPKKLETPLAAMLPSKYANVDVTELFPDFRPDKVLLFSRLFGPGKLSSLPQIWRGVKKRRRRKRSGSTGSDTPSQQPENQEPQYASDDEDKLLKPMEETQQSNSEDKNSGSGDKSQRPTPAHWRFGPAQVWYDMLNVPETGEGFDYGFKLKPPSPEREEKPKDETESDVKSEEKGDESESGFPDDSFLMVSQLQWEDDVIWDGSEIKHKVLARLNSKSNAAGWVPTSVSRTAQQFSHPRPQPPAPLQPKPPASASSSNQPGSAQPDGEDNTWYSIFPVENEELVYGTWEDEVIWDAECMSKIPKPKILTLDPNDENIILGIPDDVDPSKITRERGPQPKVKIPHPHVKKSKILLGKAGVINVMQEDAPPPPPKSPDRDPFNISNDVYYQPKSQNPRLKVSGGQLIQHSTPVVELRAPFIQTHMGPARLRAFHRPPLRELRHAPISAPGPHPVQPLLKHIKKKAKQREAERLASGGGDVFFMRTPEDLSGRDGELILVEFCEEHPPLISQVGMCTKIKNYYKRTATKDNGPKPLKYGEVAYAHTSPFLGILPPGATQPVVENNMYRAPIYEHTMAPTDFLVIRTRQAYYIREVDAVFVAGQECPLYEVPGPNSKRANNFVRDFLQVFIYRLFWKSHDKPRRIKMDVIKRAFPSHSESSIRKRLKLCADFKRTGLDSNWWVIKPDFRLPSEEEIRAMVSPEQCCAYFSMAAAEQRLKDAGYGEKFIFTPQEDDDEEMQLKMDDEVKVAPWNTTRAYIQAMRGKCLLQLTGPADPTGCGEGFSYVRVPNKPTLQPNEEQQPKRTVTGTDADLRRLSLNNAKALLRKFGVPEEEIKKLSRWEVIDVVRTLSTEKAKAGEEGMTKFSRGNRFSIAEHQERYKEECQRIFELQNRVLQSTEVLSTDEAESSVSEESDLEEMGKNLENMLANKKTTEQLSLEREEAERAELRKMIMGQSEKKPQINQADQQQSSNQGRVLRIVRTFRNASGQRYTRVELVRKAAVIEAYVKIRSTKDEMFIRQFASMDETQKEEMKREKRRIQEQLRRIKRNQERERLAGNVPVPGASNNDSMNLSSSIDLGSPSPGLIPLGQIKQEPDVYTPNSSSSSSRRRAKLKPDLKLKCGACGQVGHMRTNKACPLYTGAGAASPPGADEPAPDPDDDDLGYVDGTKLTLPSKVIKQTAEELRKRGSRRGERGGRARRRSACEYLVRRPAERRRTDPLVTLSSLLEDVLNHMRHLPDVQPFLFPVNSKVADYHRIVTRPMDLQTIRDNLRQKHYQSREEFLADVNQIVENSTLYNGPTSSLTVAAQRMLQRCVEKLAEKEEQLMKLEKQINPLLDDNDQVALSFILENLLTTKLKVMSEAWPFLKPVNKKQVKDYYNVIKKPIDMETMGKKIQAHKYHSRDEFLRDVQLLVNNCRAYNGPNSQFTRQAEAILKVTQEALEQFDEHVSQLEANISRVQQKMLEDAEQSPEESEEAPPDEKRGRGRPRKHKPQTSASTADGATPRKRGRPRKDQNSLEEDLQYSDSGSSELEEVEQKDAAIAMVQLSVQPDDQPAAGSSGLGFDTSEFLIKREAPEEVAPCDDYVDLDRGHTDFSFPPVVKEEPMEHDMGMDQQMMETGHLEPPPQFKEEPPENWQPDPAIQDDLQVTDSEEEPEDGLWF; encoded by the exons ATGTGTGACAGCGACGATCCTGGTGAACATAGCCGTCCTGGCGGTGACCTGATAGGTTTTTTGTTTGGTAACGTCGATGAAAGCGGTCAACTCGAAGATGATGGACTGCTTGACGGCGATTCCAAGCGCATGTTATCATCTCTCAGCCGCTTGGGACTGGGCTCCATACTGTCTGAAGTGTTGGAACATGAGGAGCCCAACAAAGAGGATGAGGAGAAAG aTTATACAGAAAAAAGTCCTTCAGCAATAGATTTTTTTGACACAGATGATGTAGCTGAAGATATTAAA cAAGAACAAGTTGAAATTAAGGATGAAAGCTTAGAAGATACAATTAAGACTGAGCATTTTGATATGGATATTTCTGAAACAACAGTACAACAAAAAAGGAATGACAAACTGTCTGGAAGTGGACGAGACTCTGTAAAAGATGAAATTGACAGCTGGAAGGATGGTGATGATTTGTATAAGGAAGAAGTTCAGACTACTAACGATGATGGGTATGAGGGTGACATGGAGGGTGACGGTGGTCTTATGCCTCCACCATCAACAGTACC aaGTCATAAATCTGAGAGGCCAAAAAAGTTAGAGACACCATTAGCAGCCATGCTGCCTTCTAAGTATGCTAATGTGGATGTCACAGAGTTGTTTCCGGATTTTAGACCTGATAAG GTCCTACTGTTTTCTCGTCTTTTTGGACCGGGTAAGTTGTCCAGCTTACCTCAAATATGGCGTGGCGTGAAGAAGCGAAGGAGACGCAAACGCAGTGGCAGTACTGGCAGCGACACACCGTCGCAGCAACCTGAGAACCAGGAACCGCAGTATGCTAGTGACGACGAGGACAAACTTCTGAA accAATGGAAGAGACTCAGCAATCAAATTCCGAAGACAAGAATTCAGGTTCAGGAGACAAATCACAAAGACCAACTCCTGCACATTGGCGTTTTGGACCTGCACAAGTTTGGTATGACATGCTTAATGTGCCTGAAACTGGAGAGGGATTTGATTATGGTTTTAAATTgaag CCGCCTTCACCTGAACGAGAGGAAAAGCCAAAGGACGAGACCGAATCAGATGTTAAGAGTGAAGAGAAAGGAGATGAGTCCGAGTCAGGTTTCCCCGATGACTCTTTCCTGATGGTGTCACAGTTGCAATGGGAGGATGACGTCATATGGGATGGAAGTGAAATTAAGCACAAG gTACTGGCTCGTTTGAACAGCAAAAGTAACGCAGCAGGATGGGTGCCCACTTCGGTGAGTCGCACCGCGCAACAGTTCTCTCATCCGCGACCGCAACCGCCGGCACCGTTGCAGCCGAAACCTCCGGC ATCAGCGTCGTCATCGAATCAACCCGGTTCCGCACAACCTGACGGTGAAGACAACACATGGTACAGTATATTTCCGGTGGAAAACGAGGAGTTGGTGTACGGAACTTGGGAGGACGAGGTCATCTGGGACGCGGAGTGCATGAGCAAGATACCGAAACCGAAGATATTGACCTTAGACCCTAATGATGAGAACATTATACTCGGCATACCTGATGATGTCGATCCGTCCAAGATTACTAGAG agAGAGGACCACAACCCAAGGTTAAGATTCCGCATCCGCACGTGAAGAAATCCAAGATATTGCTTGGCAAGGCTGGTGTGATTAACGTTATGCAAGAGGACGCGCCTCCGCCACCACCGAAATCTCCCGACAGAGATCCGTTTAATATCTCTAATGACGT TTACTACCAGCCGAAGTCGCAGAACCCTCGGCTGAAGGTGAGCGGCGGCCAGCTGATCCAGCACAGCACGCCGGTGGTGGAGCTGCGCGCGCCGTTCATCCAGACGCACATGGGCCCGGCGCGCCTGCGCGCCTTCCACCGCCCGCCGCTGCGCGAGCTGCGCCACGCGCCCATCTCCGCTCCCGGCCCGCACCCCGTGCAGCCGCTGCTCAAACACATCAAGAAGAAGGCCAAG CAACGTGAAGCGGAACGTCTCGCATCTGGCGGTGGTGACGTGTTCTTCATGCGAACCCCTGAGGATCTGAGCGGAAGAGATGGAGAGCTGATCTTGGTCGAATTCTGCGAAGAACATCCTCCCCTAATCAGCCAAGTGGGCATGTGTACCAAAATCAAGAACTACTACAAACGAACTGCCACTAAG GATAACGGTCCCAAGCCATTGAAATACGGCGAGGTAGCGTACGCGCATACGTCGCCTTTCCTTGGGATCTTACCGCCCGGCGCGACTCAGCCGGTCGTCGAGAACAACATGTACCGAGCACCCATATACGAGCATACAATGGCGCCGACCGACTTCCTTGTCATCAGGACCAG ACAAGCTTACTACATACGCGAGGTGGATGCAGTGTTCGTTGCTGGTCAAGAATGTCCGCTGTATGAAGTGCCTGGTCCTAATTCGAAGCGAGCGAACAACTTCGTGCGAGACTTTTTACAA GTCTTCATATATCGATTGTTCTGGAAATCTCACGACAAACCGAGGCGTATAAAAATGGATGTCATTAAGCGAGCGTTCCCCTCGCATTCTGAAAGTTCTATTAGAAAACGTCTCAAGCTGTGCGCTGATTTCAAACGTACTGGATTAGATTCTAATTG GTGGGTAATAAAGCCAGACTTCCGTCTGCCTTCCGAAGAAGAAATCCGCGCGATGGTCTCCCCCGAGCAGTGCTGCGCGTACTTTAGTATGGCGGCGGCGGAACAGAGGCTCAAGGATGCGGGGTACGGAGAAAAGTTCATATTCACACCGCAAGAGGATGATGATGAAGAGATGCAGTTAAAAATGGATGACGAG GTGAAAGTAGCCCCATGGAACACGACGCGCGCCTACATCCAAGCCATGCGAGGGAAGTGCCTCCTTCAACTAACAGGCCCGGCCGACCCCACCGGTTGCGGCGAAGGATTCTCATACGTGCGGGTGCCGAACAAACCAACCCTCCAACCGAACGAAGAGCAGCAACCGAAACGAACGGTCACAGGTACCGATGCTGACTTGAGAAGGCTGAGTTTGAATAACGCCAAGGCCCTGTTAAGGAAGTTCGGTGTACCTGAAGAGGAG attaAAAAACTATCTCGATGGGAAGTCATTGACGTCGTCAGAACATTATCGACGGAGAAAGCTAAAGCGGGTGAAGAAGGCATGACCAAGTTCTCTAGAGGAAATCGATTCTCAATCGCTGAACATCAAGAAAG GTACAAAGAAGAATGTCAACGTATATTTGAGTTGCAAAATCGCGTGTTGCAAAGTACAGAAGTGCTGAGTACGGACGAAGCCGAGAGCTCCGTCAGCGAAGAGTCCGATTTGGAAGAGATGGGTAAAAACCTCGAAAACATGTTGGCTAACAAGAAGACCACTGAGCAG TTATCACTGGAAAGGGAAGAGGCGGAACGAGCTGAGTTGCGCAAAATGATAATGGGACAATCTGAGAAGAAACCTCAAATTAACCAAGCTGATCAACAACAATCTTCTAATcaag GCCGCGTGCTGCGCATCGTGCGCACGTTCCGCAACGCGTCGGGGCAGCGCTACACGCGCGTGGAGCTCGTGCGCAAGGCCGCCGTCATAGAGGCCTACGTCAAGATCAGGTCCACCAAGGACGAAATGTTCATACGGCAGTTCGCCTCCATGGACGAGACGCAGAAGGAAGAGATGAAGAGAGAAAAGAGAAGGATTCAG GAGCAATTGAGACGTATCAAGAGGAATCAAGAAAGAGAACGGCTGGCTGGTAACGTCCCTGTTCCTGGAGCAAGCAATAATGata GTATGAATCTATCGTCGTCAATTGACTTAGGCTCGCCGTCGCCCGGCCTCATACCGCTCGGTCAAATCAAACAGGAGCCCGACGTGTACACGCCCAACagctcgtcgtcgtcgtcgcgTCGGCGCGCCAAGTTGAAGCCGGATCTGAAACTGAAG TGCGGCGCGTGCGGGCAGGTGGGGCACATGCGCACCAACAAGGCGTGTCCGCTGTACACCGGCGCGGGCGCCGCCTCGCCGCCCGGCGCCGACGAGCCCGCGCCCGACCCCGACGACGACGACCTCGGGTACGTCGACGGCACCAAGCTCACGCTGCCCTCCAAGGTTATCAAG CAAACGGCAGAGGAGCTGCGCAAGCGCGGGTcgcggcgcggcgagcgcggcgggcgcgcgcggcgccgctCGGCCTGCGAGTACCTCGTGCGCCGCCCCGCCGAGCGCCGCCGCACCGACCCGCTCGTCACGCTCTCGTCGCTGCTCGAGGACGTGCTCAACCACATGCGCCATCTGCCCGACGTGCAGCCCTTCCTCTTCCCCGTCAACTCCAAG GTGGCTGATTACCACCGCATCGTAACGCGTCCGATGGACCTGCAAACCATCCGGGACAACCTCCGGCAGAAACACTATCAGAGCAGGGAGGAGTTTCTTGCCGACGTCAACCAGATTGTCGAAAACAGCACCCTGTATAACG GACCGACAAGCAGTCTTACTGTAGCTGCACAGAGAATGTTGCAGCGTTGTGTTGAAAAGTTAGCGGAGAAAGAAGAACAACTAATGAAACTGGAGAAACAAATCAACCCGTTACTAGACGACAATGATCAG GTGGCGCTATCGTTCATATTGGAGAATCTGTTGACGACAAAGTTGAAGGTGATGTCGGAAGCGTGGCCTTTCCTGAAGCCCGTCAACAAGAAACAAGTGAAAGATTACTACAACGTTATCAAGAAACCTATTGATATGGAAACGATGGGCAAGAAAATACAAG CGCACAAGTATCACAGTCGCGATGAGTTCTTACGAGACGTACAACTGTTGGTGAACAATTGCCGCGCGTACAACGGACCCAACTCGCAATTCACGAGACAGGCTGAAGCGATATTGAAGGTCACACAAGAAGCACTTGAGCAG TTCGACGAGCACGTGAGCCAGCTGGAGGCGAACATATCGCGCGTGCAGCAGAAGATGTTGGAGGACGCCGAGCAGTCGCCGGAGGAGAGCGAGGAGGCGCCGCCCGACGAGAAACGCGGGAGGGGGCGCCCGCGCAAGCACAAGCCGCAGACCTCCGCCTCCACTGCGGATG GTGCCACGCCAAGGAAACGAGGAAGGCCAAGGAAAGATCAAAACAGTCTGGAAGAAG ATTTGCAGTATTCTGACAGCGGCAGTTCTGAATTGGAAGAGGTTGAGCAGAAAGACGCCGCCATTGCTATGGTGCAACTGTCTGTACAGCCTG atgaCCAACCAGCTGCCGGTTCGTCGGGGCTGGGTTTCGACACGTCGGAGTTCCTGATCAAGCGCGAGGCTCCCGAGGAGGTCGCGCCCTGCGACGACTACGTGGACCTCGACCGCGGTCACACAGACTTCTCATTCCCTCCTGTTGTTAAG GAGGAGCCTATGGAACACGACATGGGCATGGATCAACAAATGATGGAGACGGGACATTTGGAACCACCGCCACAGTTCAAAGAGGAACCACCGGAGAATTGGCAG CCGGACCCAGCGATTCAAGACGATCTGCAAGTCACGGACAGTGAGGAGGAGCCCGAAGACGGATTGTGGTTTTag
- the LOC115440392 gene encoding transcription initiation factor TFIID subunit 1 isoform X1, giving the protein MCDSDDPGEHSRPGGDLIGFLFGNVDESGQLEDDGLLDGDSKRMLSSLSRLGLGSILSEVLEHEEPNKEDEEKDYTEKSPSAIDFFDTDDVAEDIKQEQVEIKDESLEDTIKTEHFDMDISETTVQQKRNDKLSGSGRDSVKDEIDSWKDGDDLYKEEVQTTNDDGYEGDMEGDGGLMPPPSTVPSHKSERPKKLETPLAAMLPSKYANVDVTELFPDFRPDKVLLFSRLFGPGKLSSLPQIWRGVKKRRRRKRSGSTGSDTPSQQPENQEPQYASDDEDKLLKPMEETQQSNSEDKNSGSGDKSQRPTPAHWRFGPAQVWYDMLNVPETGEGFDYGFKLKPPSPEREEKPKDETESDVKSEEKGDESESGFPDDSFLMVSQLQWEDDVIWDGSEIKHKVLARLNSKSNAAGWVPTSVSRTAQQFSHPRPQPPAPLQPKPPASASSSNQPGSAQPDGEDNTWYSIFPVENEELVYGTWEDEVIWDAECMSKIPKPKILTLDPNDENIILGIPDDVDPSKITRERGPQPKVKIPHPHVKKSKILLGKAGVINVMQEDAPPPPPKSPDRDPFNISNDVYYQPKSQNPRLKVSGGQLIQHSTPVVELRAPFIQTHMGPARLRAFHRPPLRELRHAPISAPGPHPVQPLLKHIKKKAKQREAERLASGGGDVFFMRTPEDLSGRDGELILVEFCEEHPPLISQVGMCTKIKNYYKRTATKDNGPKPLKYGEVAYAHTSPFLGILPPGATQPVVENNMYRAPIYEHTMAPTDFLVIRTRQAYYIREVDAVFVAGQECPLYEVPGPNSKRANNFVRDFLQVFIYRLFWKSHDKPRRIKMDVIKRAFPSHSESSIRKRLKLCADFKRTGLDSNWWVIKPDFRLPSEEEIRAMVSPEQCCAYFSMAAAEQRLKDAGYGEKFIFTPQEDDDEEMQLKMDDEVKVAPWNTTRAYIQAMRGKCLLQLTGPADPTGCGEGFSYVRVPNKPTLQPNEEQQPKRTVTGTDADLRRLSLNNAKALLRKFGVPEEEIKKLSRWEVIDVVRTLSTEKAKAGEEGMTKFSRGNRFSIAEHQERYKEECQRIFELQNRVLQSTEVLSTDEAESSVSEESDLEEMGKNLENMLANKKTTEQLSLEREEAERAELRKMIMGQSEKKPQINQADQQQSSNQGRVLRIVRTFRNASGQRYTRVELVRKAAVIEAYVKIRSTKDEMFIRQFASMDETQKEEMKREKRRIQEQLRRIKRNQERERLAGNVPVPGASNNDSMNLSSSIDLGSPSPGLIPLGQIKQEPDVYTPNSSSSSSRRRAKLKPDLKLKCGACGQVGHMRTNKACPLYTGAGAASPPGADEPAPDPDDDDLGYVDGTKLTLPSKVIKQTAEELRKRGSRRGERGGRARRRSACEYLVRRPAERRRTDPLVTLSSLLEDVLNHMRHLPDVQPFLFPVNSKLVADYHRIVTRPMDLQTIRDNLRQKHYQSREEFLADVNQIVENSTLYNGPTSSLTVAAQRMLQRCVEKLAEKEEQLMKLEKQINPLLDDNDQVALSFILENLLTTKLKVMSEAWPFLKPVNKKQVKDYYNVIKKPIDMETMGKKIQAHKYHSRDEFLRDVQLLVNNCRAYNGPNSQFTRQAEAILKVTQEALEQFDEHVSQLEANISRVQQKMLEDAEQSPEESEEAPPDEKRGRGRPRKHKPQTSASTADGATPRKRGRPRKDQNSLEEDLQYSDSGSSELEEVEQKDAAIAMVQLSVQPDDQPAAGSSGLGFDTSEFLIKREAPEEVAPCDDYVDLDRGHTDFSFPPVVKEEPMEHDMGMDQQMMETGHLEPPPQFKEEPPENWQPDPAIQDDLQVTDSEEEPEDGLWF; this is encoded by the exons ATGTGTGACAGCGACGATCCTGGTGAACATAGCCGTCCTGGCGGTGACCTGATAGGTTTTTTGTTTGGTAACGTCGATGAAAGCGGTCAACTCGAAGATGATGGACTGCTTGACGGCGATTCCAAGCGCATGTTATCATCTCTCAGCCGCTTGGGACTGGGCTCCATACTGTCTGAAGTGTTGGAACATGAGGAGCCCAACAAAGAGGATGAGGAGAAAG aTTATACAGAAAAAAGTCCTTCAGCAATAGATTTTTTTGACACAGATGATGTAGCTGAAGATATTAAA cAAGAACAAGTTGAAATTAAGGATGAAAGCTTAGAAGATACAATTAAGACTGAGCATTTTGATATGGATATTTCTGAAACAACAGTACAACAAAAAAGGAATGACAAACTGTCTGGAAGTGGACGAGACTCTGTAAAAGATGAAATTGACAGCTGGAAGGATGGTGATGATTTGTATAAGGAAGAAGTTCAGACTACTAACGATGATGGGTATGAGGGTGACATGGAGGGTGACGGTGGTCTTATGCCTCCACCATCAACAGTACC aaGTCATAAATCTGAGAGGCCAAAAAAGTTAGAGACACCATTAGCAGCCATGCTGCCTTCTAAGTATGCTAATGTGGATGTCACAGAGTTGTTTCCGGATTTTAGACCTGATAAG GTCCTACTGTTTTCTCGTCTTTTTGGACCGGGTAAGTTGTCCAGCTTACCTCAAATATGGCGTGGCGTGAAGAAGCGAAGGAGACGCAAACGCAGTGGCAGTACTGGCAGCGACACACCGTCGCAGCAACCTGAGAACCAGGAACCGCAGTATGCTAGTGACGACGAGGACAAACTTCTGAA accAATGGAAGAGACTCAGCAATCAAATTCCGAAGACAAGAATTCAGGTTCAGGAGACAAATCACAAAGACCAACTCCTGCACATTGGCGTTTTGGACCTGCACAAGTTTGGTATGACATGCTTAATGTGCCTGAAACTGGAGAGGGATTTGATTATGGTTTTAAATTgaag CCGCCTTCACCTGAACGAGAGGAAAAGCCAAAGGACGAGACCGAATCAGATGTTAAGAGTGAAGAGAAAGGAGATGAGTCCGAGTCAGGTTTCCCCGATGACTCTTTCCTGATGGTGTCACAGTTGCAATGGGAGGATGACGTCATATGGGATGGAAGTGAAATTAAGCACAAG gTACTGGCTCGTTTGAACAGCAAAAGTAACGCAGCAGGATGGGTGCCCACTTCGGTGAGTCGCACCGCGCAACAGTTCTCTCATCCGCGACCGCAACCGCCGGCACCGTTGCAGCCGAAACCTCCGGC ATCAGCGTCGTCATCGAATCAACCCGGTTCCGCACAACCTGACGGTGAAGACAACACATGGTACAGTATATTTCCGGTGGAAAACGAGGAGTTGGTGTACGGAACTTGGGAGGACGAGGTCATCTGGGACGCGGAGTGCATGAGCAAGATACCGAAACCGAAGATATTGACCTTAGACCCTAATGATGAGAACATTATACTCGGCATACCTGATGATGTCGATCCGTCCAAGATTACTAGAG agAGAGGACCACAACCCAAGGTTAAGATTCCGCATCCGCACGTGAAGAAATCCAAGATATTGCTTGGCAAGGCTGGTGTGATTAACGTTATGCAAGAGGACGCGCCTCCGCCACCACCGAAATCTCCCGACAGAGATCCGTTTAATATCTCTAATGACGT TTACTACCAGCCGAAGTCGCAGAACCCTCGGCTGAAGGTGAGCGGCGGCCAGCTGATCCAGCACAGCACGCCGGTGGTGGAGCTGCGCGCGCCGTTCATCCAGACGCACATGGGCCCGGCGCGCCTGCGCGCCTTCCACCGCCCGCCGCTGCGCGAGCTGCGCCACGCGCCCATCTCCGCTCCCGGCCCGCACCCCGTGCAGCCGCTGCTCAAACACATCAAGAAGAAGGCCAAG CAACGTGAAGCGGAACGTCTCGCATCTGGCGGTGGTGACGTGTTCTTCATGCGAACCCCTGAGGATCTGAGCGGAAGAGATGGAGAGCTGATCTTGGTCGAATTCTGCGAAGAACATCCTCCCCTAATCAGCCAAGTGGGCATGTGTACCAAAATCAAGAACTACTACAAACGAACTGCCACTAAG GATAACGGTCCCAAGCCATTGAAATACGGCGAGGTAGCGTACGCGCATACGTCGCCTTTCCTTGGGATCTTACCGCCCGGCGCGACTCAGCCGGTCGTCGAGAACAACATGTACCGAGCACCCATATACGAGCATACAATGGCGCCGACCGACTTCCTTGTCATCAGGACCAG ACAAGCTTACTACATACGCGAGGTGGATGCAGTGTTCGTTGCTGGTCAAGAATGTCCGCTGTATGAAGTGCCTGGTCCTAATTCGAAGCGAGCGAACAACTTCGTGCGAGACTTTTTACAA GTCTTCATATATCGATTGTTCTGGAAATCTCACGACAAACCGAGGCGTATAAAAATGGATGTCATTAAGCGAGCGTTCCCCTCGCATTCTGAAAGTTCTATTAGAAAACGTCTCAAGCTGTGCGCTGATTTCAAACGTACTGGATTAGATTCTAATTG GTGGGTAATAAAGCCAGACTTCCGTCTGCCTTCCGAAGAAGAAATCCGCGCGATGGTCTCCCCCGAGCAGTGCTGCGCGTACTTTAGTATGGCGGCGGCGGAACAGAGGCTCAAGGATGCGGGGTACGGAGAAAAGTTCATATTCACACCGCAAGAGGATGATGATGAAGAGATGCAGTTAAAAATGGATGACGAG GTGAAAGTAGCCCCATGGAACACGACGCGCGCCTACATCCAAGCCATGCGAGGGAAGTGCCTCCTTCAACTAACAGGCCCGGCCGACCCCACCGGTTGCGGCGAAGGATTCTCATACGTGCGGGTGCCGAACAAACCAACCCTCCAACCGAACGAAGAGCAGCAACCGAAACGAACGGTCACAGGTACCGATGCTGACTTGAGAAGGCTGAGTTTGAATAACGCCAAGGCCCTGTTAAGGAAGTTCGGTGTACCTGAAGAGGAG attaAAAAACTATCTCGATGGGAAGTCATTGACGTCGTCAGAACATTATCGACGGAGAAAGCTAAAGCGGGTGAAGAAGGCATGACCAAGTTCTCTAGAGGAAATCGATTCTCAATCGCTGAACATCAAGAAAG GTACAAAGAAGAATGTCAACGTATATTTGAGTTGCAAAATCGCGTGTTGCAAAGTACAGAAGTGCTGAGTACGGACGAAGCCGAGAGCTCCGTCAGCGAAGAGTCCGATTTGGAAGAGATGGGTAAAAACCTCGAAAACATGTTGGCTAACAAGAAGACCACTGAGCAG TTATCACTGGAAAGGGAAGAGGCGGAACGAGCTGAGTTGCGCAAAATGATAATGGGACAATCTGAGAAGAAACCTCAAATTAACCAAGCTGATCAACAACAATCTTCTAATcaag GCCGCGTGCTGCGCATCGTGCGCACGTTCCGCAACGCGTCGGGGCAGCGCTACACGCGCGTGGAGCTCGTGCGCAAGGCCGCCGTCATAGAGGCCTACGTCAAGATCAGGTCCACCAAGGACGAAATGTTCATACGGCAGTTCGCCTCCATGGACGAGACGCAGAAGGAAGAGATGAAGAGAGAAAAGAGAAGGATTCAG GAGCAATTGAGACGTATCAAGAGGAATCAAGAAAGAGAACGGCTGGCTGGTAACGTCCCTGTTCCTGGAGCAAGCAATAATGata GTATGAATCTATCGTCGTCAATTGACTTAGGCTCGCCGTCGCCCGGCCTCATACCGCTCGGTCAAATCAAACAGGAGCCCGACGTGTACACGCCCAACagctcgtcgtcgtcgtcgcgTCGGCGCGCCAAGTTGAAGCCGGATCTGAAACTGAAG TGCGGCGCGTGCGGGCAGGTGGGGCACATGCGCACCAACAAGGCGTGTCCGCTGTACACCGGCGCGGGCGCCGCCTCGCCGCCCGGCGCCGACGAGCCCGCGCCCGACCCCGACGACGACGACCTCGGGTACGTCGACGGCACCAAGCTCACGCTGCCCTCCAAGGTTATCAAG CAAACGGCAGAGGAGCTGCGCAAGCGCGGGTcgcggcgcggcgagcgcggcgggcgcgcgcggcgccgctCGGCCTGCGAGTACCTCGTGCGCCGCCCCGCCGAGCGCCGCCGCACCGACCCGCTCGTCACGCTCTCGTCGCTGCTCGAGGACGTGCTCAACCACATGCGCCATCTGCCCGACGTGCAGCCCTTCCTCTTCCCCGTCAACTCCAAG CTGGTGGCTGATTACCACCGCATCGTAACGCGTCCGATGGACCTGCAAACCATCCGGGACAACCTCCGGCAGAAACACTATCAGAGCAGGGAGGAGTTTCTTGCCGACGTCAACCAGATTGTCGAAAACAGCACCCTGTATAACG GACCGACAAGCAGTCTTACTGTAGCTGCACAGAGAATGTTGCAGCGTTGTGTTGAAAAGTTAGCGGAGAAAGAAGAACAACTAATGAAACTGGAGAAACAAATCAACCCGTTACTAGACGACAATGATCAG GTGGCGCTATCGTTCATATTGGAGAATCTGTTGACGACAAAGTTGAAGGTGATGTCGGAAGCGTGGCCTTTCCTGAAGCCCGTCAACAAGAAACAAGTGAAAGATTACTACAACGTTATCAAGAAACCTATTGATATGGAAACGATGGGCAAGAAAATACAAG CGCACAAGTATCACAGTCGCGATGAGTTCTTACGAGACGTACAACTGTTGGTGAACAATTGCCGCGCGTACAACGGACCCAACTCGCAATTCACGAGACAGGCTGAAGCGATATTGAAGGTCACACAAGAAGCACTTGAGCAG TTCGACGAGCACGTGAGCCAGCTGGAGGCGAACATATCGCGCGTGCAGCAGAAGATGTTGGAGGACGCCGAGCAGTCGCCGGAGGAGAGCGAGGAGGCGCCGCCCGACGAGAAACGCGGGAGGGGGCGCCCGCGCAAGCACAAGCCGCAGACCTCCGCCTCCACTGCGGATG GTGCCACGCCAAGGAAACGAGGAAGGCCAAGGAAAGATCAAAACAGTCTGGAAGAAG ATTTGCAGTATTCTGACAGCGGCAGTTCTGAATTGGAAGAGGTTGAGCAGAAAGACGCCGCCATTGCTATGGTGCAACTGTCTGTACAGCCTG atgaCCAACCAGCTGCCGGTTCGTCGGGGCTGGGTTTCGACACGTCGGAGTTCCTGATCAAGCGCGAGGCTCCCGAGGAGGTCGCGCCCTGCGACGACTACGTGGACCTCGACCGCGGTCACACAGACTTCTCATTCCCTCCTGTTGTTAAG GAGGAGCCTATGGAACACGACATGGGCATGGATCAACAAATGATGGAGACGGGACATTTGGAACCACCGCCACAGTTCAAAGAGGAACCACCGGAGAATTGGCAG CCGGACCCAGCGATTCAAGACGATCTGCAAGTCACGGACAGTGAGGAGGAGCCCGAAGACGGATTGTGGTTTTag